From Oenococcus sicerae, the proteins below share one genomic window:
- a CDS encoding glycosyltransferase: protein MNEQIDSILSQDEVQVKLFIRDDGSTDQTVKIIKTYLDQYPQQIELFLGKNIGYQKSFLHLINFPEVRDFDFIAFSDQDDIWFSKKLKHSCSQINGKEPILLVSNARVFIEGHGDAGALYPYEHKLNNFLDTNFRPLYGMTFVFNKGLLNILVTNNIDHVAFLGHDNWIASVAIACGKIFFLNESLTRYRQHDANASGFKGESSKISKMIHIIGKATELRKRIRKNSGYNSMIAKLILVELNPFLHLSERKLAEEIIRSRRNFFSRVHLFFSRKFTVGSLAQDLVLRVLLIRGRI, encoded by the coding sequence TTGAATGAGCAGATTGATAGCATTCTGTCTCAGGACGAGGTACAAGTTAAACTGTTTATCAGAGATGATGGGTCAACTGATCAAACGGTAAAAATTATAAAAACCTATCTTGATCAATATCCACAGCAGATTGAGTTATTTTTGGGCAAAAATATTGGATACCAAAAAAGTTTTCTGCATCTAATCAATTTTCCCGAGGTACGCGATTTTGATTTTATAGCTTTTTCAGATCAAGATGATATTTGGTTTTCAAAAAAACTAAAACATAGTTGTTCACAAATCAATGGAAAAGAACCCATTTTGCTCGTCAGCAACGCTCGGGTTTTTATTGAGGGTCATGGTGATGCTGGTGCACTATATCCATATGAACACAAACTAAATAACTTTTTAGATACAAATTTTCGACCCTTATATGGCATGACATTCGTTTTTAACAAGGGATTATTGAATATTTTGGTAACCAACAACATAGATCATGTAGCATTTTTAGGGCACGATAATTGGATCGCATCTGTCGCGATTGCCTGTGGAAAGATTTTTTTTCTTAATGAGTCCTTAACTAGATATCGGCAACATGACGCAAACGCATCTGGATTCAAAGGAGAGAGTTCTAAAATTTCAAAAATGATTCATATAATTGGTAAAGCGACTGAGCTTAGAAAAAGAATCCGTAAAAATTCAGGGTACAATTCCATGATTGCCAAACTCATTTTGGTGGAATTAAATCCTTTTTTACATTTATCCGAACGTAAATTGGCAGAAGAGATCATCCGTTCGAGACGGAACTTTTTTTCTAGAGTGCATTTGTTTTTTTCACGAAAGTTCACTGTTGGCTCTTTAGCACAAGATTTAGTGCTTAGAGTGCTGTTAATACGAGGGAGAATATGA
- a CDS encoding glycosyltransferase family 2 protein translates to MTLYIRTSIIIPTRNNEGTIFSTLKSVFDEIQANDEVIVVLNGSTDNTETIINQFSNDSRLKIIFSEPGRSRARNSGLHIAGGEFINFLDSDDEFIKGHVSRATNFLDNNPSYFAFADESLICQRDNKTKISIPYTDQINVHDLINTNIFEIASVVFRNRHIVYFLDSLEFNEDHIFWIENLLHKKVYFQKQVGSQKKITGQNTMLNYRSEMIGTRIVISAILQRDYGIIVEPNFFKTSWNIIKFLKCKAHLHQDLRALLYSEYKYQYLFASVLIHLPIFKFLIANRLKNHG, encoded by the coding sequence ATGACCCTTTATATCAGAACTTCTATAATCATTCCTACAAGAAATAATGAGGGAACAATTTTCTCTACGTTGAAGTCTGTTTTTGATGAAATACAAGCAAATGATGAAGTAATTGTTGTGCTGAATGGTTCGACAGATAATACAGAAACAATTATCAATCAGTTTAGTAATGACAGCAGACTAAAAATTATTTTTTCGGAACCAGGGAGGAGCCGAGCTAGGAATTCAGGGTTGCACATTGCGGGAGGGGAATTTATTAATTTTCTTGATTCTGATGATGAATTTATCAAGGGGCATGTATCACGAGCAACAAATTTTTTAGATAATAATCCTAGTTATTTTGCTTTCGCAGACGAGTCTTTAATATGCCAGAGAGATAACAAAACCAAAATATCTATTCCATATACAGATCAAATCAATGTGCACGATTTAATTAACACAAACATTTTTGAAATCGCCTCTGTGGTATTTCGAAATAGGCATATAGTCTATTTTCTTGATTCTCTCGAATTTAATGAAGATCATATTTTTTGGATTGAAAATCTCTTGCATAAGAAAGTTTATTTTCAAAAACAGGTGGGCTCCCAAAAAAAAATCACTGGACAAAACACGATGTTGAATTATCGATCGGAGATGATAGGAACTAGAATAGTGATTTCCGCCATACTCCAGAGGGACTATGGGATCATTGTTGAACCTAATTTTTTTAAGACTAGTTGGAACATTATCAAGTTTCTGAAATGTAAAGCCCATCTTCATCAGGATCTACGTGCGTTGTTATATTCGGAGTATAAATATCAGTATCTATTTGCAAGTGTTTTGATCCACTTGCCTATTTTCAAATTTTTAATTGCTAACAGACTAAAAAATCATGGTTGA
- a CDS encoding AAA family ATPase — translation MDRLKKEIHDVSENFPKEEIINKNVLDRIEKVLNDLAIIKYLFDFSQQDRNIVICGPNGSGKSTFASFLKNSYLSNLIVLPAQKFLYYNEVQNNQSKKIEDLVLSEQMDILKLAKNRQGFDGGNKENVVYDVSRNLIIRFTTAIISLVNSHVDGLLAKERSSEMPQDYLSEVQVIWNNLFPNLELVADGTSRVLSVQKRNTGEEYSVNTLSDGEKAVLYYLASVITAPKDSFIVVDEPETYMNPAVYNKLWDLIVDQRDDCQFIFISHNKDFIASRNKASIVWIKSFSAPDRWDLQEITDQNGIPTDLLVSLVGSSKDILFCEGKVGSLDQKLYSQLFIEDKTVIPVDGHDQVIEYTKAVNAIGSSLNIAAVGIVDGDGRDADDIKSLEDKKIFVLPFNEIEMFFLNDEIVKNVLQQFNEIGRLSTFKDKFFKTIDEKQKQIILNITVDQTNYYLGHKRLPHIKDIDEIKGNLEEIYSSTREDLEKERKRLEIQIAEILEKQDYPEALKICNLKGEVSRGIADKELESPFIEKAFARIQLDANLRKTLRDKYFSKISNSPRGLPISN, via the coding sequence GTGGATCGTTTAAAAAAAGAAATACACGATGTTTCGGAAAATTTTCCAAAAGAAGAAATTATCAACAAAAATGTCCTTGATCGGATCGAAAAAGTTCTGAATGATTTAGCAATTATCAAATATCTATTCGACTTCTCGCAGCAGGATAGAAATATTGTTATTTGTGGTCCGAATGGTAGCGGAAAATCAACATTTGCAAGTTTTTTGAAAAATTCTTATTTAAGCAATCTGATTGTGCTGCCTGCCCAAAAATTTTTATATTATAACGAAGTACAAAATAATCAAAGCAAAAAAATTGAAGACTTGGTCTTATCTGAACAAATGGACATACTGAAATTGGCAAAAAATCGTCAGGGATTTGATGGGGGCAATAAGGAAAATGTTGTTTATGATGTATCTCGAAATTTGATTATCAGATTTACTACAGCGATTATTTCACTTGTTAATAGCCATGTAGATGGACTTTTGGCAAAGGAACGTTCCAGCGAGATGCCACAAGATTATTTAAGTGAAGTCCAAGTTATTTGGAATAATCTGTTTCCAAATTTAGAGTTGGTTGCAGACGGAACTTCTAGAGTTTTGAGTGTTCAAAAGCGTAATACGGGTGAAGAGTATTCTGTTAACACTTTAAGCGATGGCGAGAAAGCCGTTCTATATTATCTTGCTAGTGTAATCACAGCTCCTAAAGATAGTTTTATCGTCGTTGACGAACCAGAAACCTATATGAACCCTGCTGTTTACAATAAATTGTGGGATTTAATAGTTGACCAACGTGACGATTGCCAGTTCATTTTTATTTCACATAATAAAGATTTTATTGCTTCGCGAAATAAGGCTTCAATTGTATGGATTAAGAGTTTTTCTGCTCCTGATCGTTGGGATCTTCAAGAGATAACTGATCAAAATGGTATTCCAACTGATCTGTTGGTCTCATTAGTGGGAAGCAGTAAAGATATTCTTTTTTGTGAAGGCAAAGTTGGCAGTTTGGACCAAAAACTATATTCTCAATTATTTATAGAAGATAAAACCGTGATACCTGTAGATGGCCATGACCAAGTGATTGAGTATACAAAAGCAGTCAATGCGATTGGTTCTAGTCTAAATATAGCAGCAGTGGGTATAGTGGACGGAGATGGCAGAGACGCTGACGATATTAAATCTCTTGAAGACAAAAAAATATTCGTATTGCCCTTCAATGAAATTGAGATGTTTTTTTTAAATGATGAAATAGTTAAAAATGTTTTACAGCAATTTAATGAGATAGGCCGTCTCTCGACATTCAAAGATAAATTTTTCAAAACAATAGACGAAAAGCAAAAGCAAATTATTTTGAATATCACAGTCGATCAAACCAACTATTACTTAGGACACAAAAGATTGCCTCATATAAAAGATATTGATGAGATTAAGGGTAATTTAGAAGAAATTTATTCGTCCACGCGTGAGGATCTGGAAAAAGAACGTAAACGGCTGGAAATTCAGATTGCGGAGATATTAGAGAAGCAAGACTACCCTGAGGCGTTAAAAATATGTAATTTGAAAGGTGAAGTTTCTCGGGGGATTGCTGACAAAGAACTTGAGTCTCCATTTATCGAAAAAGCATTCGCCAGAATCCAACTTGATGCAAATCTGAGGAAAACATTAAGAGATAAGTATTTTTCCAAAATTTCAAACTCACCTAGGGGTCTGCCAATTTCAAATTGA
- a CDS encoding DUF4062 domain-containing protein encodes MSKVFKFFISSTFTDLKDIRNEAILGVLKAGQMPVMMEGLSDDSIWCMVY; translated from the coding sequence ATGAGCAAAGTATTCAAGTTTTTCATATCTTCAACTTTCACTGATCTGAAAGACATTCGTAATGAGGCTATTTTAGGAGTTTTAAAAGCTGGACAAATGCCGGTGATGATGGAGGGCCTCTCAGATGACTCTATATGGTGTATGGTGTACTGA